From Eremothecium sinecaudum strain ATCC 58844 chromosome III, complete sequence:
GCAAGGAACGTGAAAGCTGCAGAGAATACTTCTACGAGTTATCTCATGGATACGATATAGAATCCCTATACGATAGCTTGAGAAGTGTTGATAACTACAAAGATCAAAAGGTCTTGATGGTTGATTTCATTGAATGGATTAAAACCATCAATAATGATGCGAGCCAGGATGTAGCAGATGATAGCAAGAAGCAGGAGAGGAGAGCAGCTGTTTTGGCAAAGGCAAATGAAAGATTGGTTAAGAAAAATAAGTATCAAGGGGATATGCTAGATGATCCAAACACAGAAGATGGTGCGTTTGGTCATCTATTCGGCGACCAGTAGGTTATACGTAACAATAAGAGGGGAGTCCGTTTGCATCACAAGGGCTCAAAGGTGCGAGTATTAATTTAACATCATGTGTAATAGTTAGAATACTATTTGTGTAGCGTTTTAACCTCTGTAAAAGTATATTATAAAATTGACATTTAGGAAAAAAGATGTTCTACCGAATCTACAGCGTTCTTGTTAAACAAAATAGTCCAATCTATTGATATGACTATATGGAGAAGGCTATTGACTACGTATAGTTCACAAGGATATCCAAAGATAGATGTCAAACAACTGGTACTAAGTTGTAAGGTAGGGACGATTTATCCGCCAACTCAAATAAAGCATAGCAATGCTAATACTACGAAGGTGAAATCAGTGGCAAAGAAGCAAAAAAACAAGGATCCACCGTCCATAAAGCTACATGAGCAGTATAACCCACAATATAGCAAGATACCCATTGCTGAAATATTGAAAATCAATAACTTTTTTACTTCATCTTTGGTCAAATACGAATGGAGCGCTGCCGATTTTTTAGATATACCAGGTGAAAAGCTTCGcaaagaagttaaagagCTAAAGATGTTGGTGGATGATATTTCAGATTATGTTTCTCCGTCAGGTTATCCAAAGAACACGAAAGGTATTCCATACGATCTACTGAACGGGTTGCCTGAGGTGGCATTTTTGGGTCGATGCAACGCTGGCAAATCTACTCTTCTTAATAATCTCACGACAGATTTCCAAAGAGTGAAGTTAAATACTTATGCAAAATCATCGAAACGTGCAGGATTTACTAAGACTGTCAACTGTTTTAACATTGGCAACAAATTACGATTGATAGACACCCCGGGCTATGGTAAAAAAGGTGATGTAAACCAGGGACTTGTAACCATGGAATATCTTAAGGAAAGAAAGGAACTCAAGCGTACATATCTGCTAATTTCAGCCGAACAAGGTTTTAGTCCGTACGATGCGCAGATGGTAGACTTCCTGACGAAGTACGGGATTCCATTTGAAGTCATATTCACGAAAATGGACAAAGTCAAGGATGCTGATTTTGTGCGCAACGTAATTGAGAACAGTGGAGTATTAAATCTCCCGTTACTGCCTCAATTGGTTTTCCTTAATTCAATAACTAATTCTTTGAATCCTAAACGACATGGCATAGGATATCTACGATACCTCATATTCCAAGCATGTAATTTAACACCAGGGATAAAGCCGTCTAAGTCCTTTAGATTGAAAGCTCATTCGTAGCAATAGGAAAGTTGTTCCGATATAATGCATTTGTATGAAGTCattatttaatattatttacGAAACTTTACAGCTATTTTGCATGACAAACGATAGAATAATGTACACAGCAAGGTTAAAAGCAATGTTTCAACGACAGACTAATAATGATTGTTCAAAATCTCTTACCACCACGGCCGCCTCTAGAGCCGCCACGACTACCGAAACCGCCTCTAGAACCTCCACGGCCGCCAAAACCACCCCTGGAGCCACCAAAGCCTCCTCTGGAGCCACCACGAGCACTGAAACCACCTCTGGAGCCACCACGGCCACCGAAACCACCTCTAGAACCACCACGGCCACCGAAGCCGCCTCTTGAACCTCCTTGAGATCCAGGAGTTCTCTTCTTTTTTGGTTTTGGAGGTCCAGCAACCTTTGGCTTTGGCAAAAATCTTTCAATAGGTAGCAGTTTGTCTGTAGCAATGTAGAATTTGTCACCGTCTTTAAAGGAAGTAGCCTTAACACCTTCAGAACACTTTATGGTAAAGAAAACCTCATTCAAAGGACCCAAAATCTCATCCACCTTACCAATTTGTGTTTTATTTTCAAGGAATATTGGAGCATTGAAGTATGGAATCTTCGTATTAATTGAACGACAAACAATGTCACCTTCACAGTCATGTATAAATTGGCCCATCTCTATCACTGTTTCAGGTGGACCTTGAAAAGCAGGTCTTCCGCCTCTGGCGCCGCCGCGACCACGTCCGCTGTTTCCTCTATAACTCATAATATGTAATATAGGTGCTGGGTGCACAAGTTTAGGCTATAGGTGAGCTATTGACGTTCTTCAATATCGATGCATCTGTAGAGATGAGAGACATCCATACAATATGATgtaaaaaatttttcaaGCCTAATTGGAAAAAAAGAAATGTTACAGTCACATGTTTTACACGTGACTGTAACATTTCTGTATAGTTAACAGCACAATCTCTAGTAGCTTCAATTAGAGCCTAAGAGACCTTTTTGAAAGCGCTAGAGAAGGTTTCCACCCGGTATACATCTTTGAACATTTTGATTAGTTTTCGTATACAATGACATTTGAAAATTACTGAATTAAGAAAATTTTTAGTGCATTGAACTAACCGATGGGTGAATCTCTAAAATAATCTTTATTGGAGAGGGCTTTTGGAAGCTTTAAAGCCATATAAGATGTTCAAATCAATGCCAGGGATCTTAAATAGAAGTTTAACTGTGGTTTCATTGGTTTCAGGCAGAAACTTAAGCTGCACAGCTGTAAATAATGGTGCGAAAGCTGTGAAATACTTAAAGTCGCAGAGAGTTAGACAACTTAATGAAGTAAAACAATTGAGAATCAATAATTCTCTAGATAGTGTCGATCCAGTACTAGGTAAAAAAGATACTCCATTTTTGCTTCGTGTCATGGCCGAACTGAAGGAATCCAACCTGCTTGTGAAAGGTTACGAATACGAAGAAGTTGAAAAAGTTATAGCCGCCATTGAGTTTGCAAAGCGGGAAAACACTAAGGTGGATTCTAATAGTACCGAGTTGACGTTTACCGCTGAAGACCTTCAGGCAGCAAGAGATAGGCGCGAAGCTGTTATGAGAATTTTAACCATCCAAAATGCGGGCAACAAATCATTGGTAAAGATTGCAACCAAATTGGCTGTGGAGGAATTTGCTAGAAAGCCCGGTGACACAGGGTCTAGTGAGGTACAAGCAGCTATAATGACTGTTCGCATCCAGTCGCTAGCTAGGCATGTTAAAGATAACAAGCAAGATAATAAAACTACCAGATATTTAAGGACACTTGTGCAGCAAAGACAGCAGGTGCTAAGGTATTTAAAAAGGGACCAACCTGAAAGATATTTCTGGACGATAGAAAAGTTAGGACTTACTGACAATGCAGTTATGAAAGAATTTAACATGGATAGGCAGTACATGCAAGACTACAAATTCTTCGGAGACCGTATTCTCGTTAAAGACTCCAATAAGGTCGTTAAGAAGAAGCGTGCTGCTGCTCGTATgctaaagaagatgagCAAGGCTCTGTAGACATCTTTGGATCTTAATAATGTACCGAACTCCATAACTTGTATATAATGTTGAATATCTAAGTTAAAAAATACTGAATTGCATTGAGAAGCCGTCTGTGGAATGTCTTCATTATATCCTTTATATGTACGTTTATTTTATGTTATTCCGTATGAATACACTGTTACCTAATTGTTTATAAACTCACCTATGCTGGAGCCAACATATTTAGTGTCTAAGAGAAAAGTGTCATGGCCGTACAACGACTGCTCCTCACTCAACTCAACATACTTGATATTGGGTCCATTGCCTAACAAGTCAACAATCTCCCTCTGCTGTCTGTAAGGGAAAAGAATATCCGATTTAACACCAATTATTAAGATGTCCTTATTTCTCAAGGGAAGCATGCCTGCGGCTAAATCACTCAAATTTTCCTCGGTGGTACTCGTCTTCGATTTCTTTTGAGGATTTAAAGGCTCATATTTTAGTTCTTGTATCGGTATCTTCCCAGTTTGCATTTCTGCTAATGTGGCTTTCCTCCTCCTTTCATTCCTCTGGGTTCCAGTTAAGGATAAGTCGAACATATCCATTGCTCTTGATAAATATAAGAAAGCGTTTGCATCATATTCAAAACAGAACTTCGAACCTTGATAGTCTAGGTAACTTTCAACCAAAAAGTCTGCACATAATGTTGGTGGGTTCTCATTATTTAATCTTTCTGTGCCGAATCTGGACTCCCATTCGGGGCCTGACCTATAAGAGATAGTTGCAATAAGACGAGCCAATCTCATACCGACATATGGAGGATTACTATCTGGTTTGTCAGGTGTAGGATAGTAAAAACCACGTTGCCAATTAGGATCATTCATAAGGACCTGCCGTTGTGCATGCCGTAGGGCAATGCTCGAGGGGTGGGAACGAGCACAGGCTGAAATGGATATGATCTTCTCAACTTCGTCTGGAAATAGTTGCCCGTATGCCAAAGATTGCATTCCGCCCATAGAGCTTCCCACGGAAGCATATAACTTCTTTATTCCAAACTGGTCCTTAACGAGCCTATTCTGTGCGCGAATCATGTCCTGAATAGACACAAGTGGAAACCGTGTGCCATAAGGCAACCCGTCCGAAGGATCACTCGAGGGAGGGCCACTTGATCCAAAACAACTACCCAATACGTTCGTACAGATAATGAAATATTTTTCAGTGTCGAGAATACTACTCCCTGGTCCAATGAACTTTTCCCACCAACCTGGTGTATTGTTCATGTCCGAAGAACGAGCATGAGATGAGGCACTCAACCCAGTATGAATCAATATTGCATTCGATTTATCGGCATTTAGTTTACCCCACGTCTCATACG
This genomic window contains:
- the MRX8 gene encoding translation initiation/elongation factor MRX8 (Syntenic homolog of Ashbya gossypii AEL095C; Syntenic homolog of Saccharomyces cerevisiae YDR336W); amino-acid sequence: MTIWRRLLTTYSSQGYPKIDVKQLVLSCKVGTIYPPTQIKHSNANTTKVKSVAKKQKNKDPPSIKLHEQYNPQYSKIPIAEILKINNFFTSSLVKYEWSAADFLDIPGEKLRKEVKELKMLVDDISDYVSPSGYPKNTKGIPYDLLNGLPEVAFLGRCNAGKSTLLNNLTTDFQRVKLNTYAKSSKRAGFTKTVNCFNIGNKLRLIDTPGYGKKGDVNQGLVTMEYLKERKELKRTYLLISAEQGFSPYDAQMVDFLTKYGIPFEVIFTKMDKVKDADFVRNVIENSGVLNLPLLPQLVFLNSITNSLNPKRHGIGYLRYLIFQACNLTPGIKPSKSFRLKAHS
- the GAR1 gene encoding H/ACA snoRNP pseudouridylase subunit GAR1 (Syntenic homolog of Ashbya gossypii AEL096W; Syntenic homolog of Saccharomyces cerevisiae YHR089C (GAR1)), giving the protein MSYRGNSGRGRGGARGGRPAFQGPPETVIEMGQFIHDCEGDIVCRSINTKIPYFNAPIFLENKTQIGKVDEILGPLNEVFFTIKCSEGVKATSFKDGDKFYIATDKLLPIERFLPKPKVAGPPKPKKKRTPGSQGGSRGGFGGRGGSRGGFGGRGGSRGGFSARGGSRGGFGGSRGGFGGRGGSRGGFGSRGGSRGGRGGKRF
- the MRPS28 gene encoding mitochondrial 37S ribosomal protein uS15m (Syntenic homolog of Ashbya gossypii AEL097C; Syntenic homolog of Saccharomyces cerevisiae YDR337W (MRPS28)); this encodes MFKSMPGILNRSLTVVSLVSGRNLSCTAVNNGAKAVKYLKSQRVRQLNEVKQLRINNSLDSVDPVLGKKDTPFLLRVMAELKESNLLVKGYEYEEVEKVIAAIEFAKRENTKVDSNSTELTFTAEDLQAARDRREAVMRILTIQNAGNKSLVKIATKLAVEEFARKPGDTGSSEVQAAIMTVRIQSLARHVKDNKQDNKTTRYLRTLVQQRQQVLRYLKRDQPERYFWTIEKLGLTDNAVMKEFNMDRQYMQDYKFFGDRILVKDSNKVVKKKRAAARMLKKMSKAL
- a CDS encoding homoserine O-acetyltransferase family protein (Syntenic homolog of Ashbya gossypii AEL098W; Non-syntenic homolog of Saccharomyces cerevisiae YNL277W (MET2)), which encodes MKGIFSALKQFNSKKMAPNAITKASQAISFPCLDEIDAVTSNIKQSFSKIPGYSTAFKIGEVINMEPGLNEPIYAKSNLRYFLYKSTKPLLLDYGGVLPSFEIAYETWGKLNADKSNAILIHTGLSASSHARSSDMNNTPGWWEKFIGPGSSILDTEKYFIICTNVLGSCFGSSGPPSSDPSDGLPYGTRFPLVSIQDMIRAQNRLVKDQFGIKKLYASVGSSMGGMQSLAYGQLFPDEVEKIISISACARSHPSSIALRHAQRQVLMNDPNWQRGFYYPTPDKPDSNPPYVGMRLARLIATISYRSGPEWESRFGTERLNNENPPTLCADFLVESYLDYQGSKFCFEYDANAFLYLSRAMDMFDLSLTGTQRNERRRKATLAEMQTGKIPIQELKYEPLNPQKKSKTSTTEENLSDLAAGMLPLRNKDILIIGVKSDILFPYRQQREIVDLLGNGPNIKYVELSEEQSLYGHDTFLLDTKYVGSSIGEFINN